In a genomic window of Wyeomyia smithii strain HCP4-BCI-WySm-NY-G18 chromosome 1, ASM2978416v1, whole genome shotgun sequence:
- the LOC129718230 gene encoding uncharacterized protein LOC129718230, producing MDELETASFAELQDKNEIISKYIEHLEQLKRLAALRGRISESEFNNYLVRHYFHNNNIINYIFDKNTSRILLKTVIDRKKKIINFIFVLLTLFIIFSYKHEVSTVVLRNIQSFIYPGMRVWRKVTVPIIANYPSLTEYYDESCLLTNPYFQVENLNCDPCADVANVLDFTNIDDVAVNYPYIFKTQKELVDIHRLQILYEQHRAIFTKDAYKIQSSHEGIRNLDDLFRHFMNASQQVESHNVWRCNRMAPARLLRALFPRPARLPATGVSLERYLIVDTPQAVPYRIPDAECANMFVIQGYGSRTFLLRPTQECRHRCRTLSVRLPASYGLIYNWWYWKPISLPEQYAKSPSISYIGSYC from the exons ATGGATGAGCTGGAAACAGCCAGTTTTGCAGAGCTACAGGATAAAAATGAAATCATCAGCAAGTACATCGAACACCTGGAGCAGCTGAAACGATTGGCGGCGCTGCGAGGCCGTATCAGCGAGTCTGAGTTTAACAATTATCTTGTGCGGCACTACTTTCACAACAACAACATCATTAATTACATCTTTGACAAAAATACCAGCCGCATCCTGCTGAAGACGGTCATCGATAGAAAGAAGAAGATAATCAATTTCATCTTCGTGCTGCTGACGCTGTTCATTATCTTTTCCTACAAGCATGAAGTGTCGACGGTGGTGCTGCGGAACATTCAAAGCTTCATCTACCCGGGCATGCGGGTATGGCGGAAGGTTACGGTGCCAATCATCGCCAACTATCCGTCGCTGACGGAGTACTACGACGAGAGCTGCCTCCTAACTAATCCTTATTTCCAAGTGGAAAACCTCAACTGTGATCCCTGTGCGGACGTTGCCAACGTGCTGGACTTTACCAACATTGATGATGTTGCCGTTAATTATCCCTATATTTTTAAG ACTCAAAAAGAACTAGTCGACATCCACCGGTTGCAGATACTGTACGAGCAGCATCGTGCCATTTTCACCAAGGATGCTTATAAAATCCAGTCTTCCCACGAGGGCATCCGAAATCTGGATGACCTCTTTCGTCACTTCATGAACGCCAGCCAGCAGGTTGAAAGCCACAATGTCTGGCGCTGTAATCGGATGGCTCCGGCTCGATTACTGCGGGCCCTGTTCCCTCGACCGGCACGATTACCGGCCACGGGTGTCAGCTTGGAACGGTATCTAATCGTAGATACCCCGCAGGCAGTGCCGTACCGTATTCCGGATGCGGAATGTGCTAACATGTTCGTTATTCAGGGCTACGGGAGCAGAACGTTTTTGCTGCGGCCTACGCAGGAATGTCGCCACCGGTGTCGAACACTGTCTGTTCGACTACCGGCCAGTTATGGCC TAATCTACAACTGGTGGTACTGGAAGCCAATCTCCCTACCTGAGCAGTACGCCAAATCACCTTCCATCAGCTATATCGGTTCGTACTGTTGA
- the LOC129718231 gene encoding transmembrane protein 41 homolog isoform X2, with product MKTPLLGKTTMTSTPSSQPTATSNGQLRYAAAANNNLHQQQKSSTECNGNGSIGSGSANDDECEVDQELSARKSLIILAAIFFTSLFAMIYVYAMFPELEESEKQYIKVPFDIEDAKQLGRVLDRYKDLYYLEVMFGVILVYIFLQTFAIPGSLFLSILSGFLYNFPVALTLVCFCSALGATLCYLLSQLVGRRLVKHYFPEKARVWAHQVDKHREDLLSYMLFLRMTPFLPNWFINLVAPVIGVPLYPFALGTFLGVAPPSFIAIQAGKTLYKMTSSSDAFSWGSITMLALFSVFSLVPVIFKRYFKAKID from the exons ATGAAAACGCCACTCTTGGGCAAAACAACAATGACGTCGACACCGTCGTCGCAGCCAACCGCGACGTCAAATGGACAACTGCGATATGCGGCGGCTGCGAACAATAATCTTCACCAGCAACAAAAGTCGTCAACGGAGTGCAACGGAAATGGTTCCATCGGAAGCGGAAGTGCGAATGATGATGAGTGCGAAGTTGACCAGGAACTATCCGCGCGCAAATCGTTGATTATTCTTGCTGCTATCTTCTTCACCAGTCTGTTTGCGATGATATACGTGTATGCCATGTTCCCGGAGTTGGAAGA ATCCGAGAAGCAGTACATTAAGGTACCATTCGATATTGAGGATGCCAAACAGTTGGGACGAGTGCTGGACCGCTACAAAGATCTGTACTATCTGGAAGTTATGTTTGGGGTCATCTTGGTTTACATATT CCTTCAAACCTTCGCCATTCCCGGATCGCTATTCCTATCGATTCTGAGCGGCTTTCTGTACAATTTCCCCGTAGCACTAACACTGGTATGCTTCTGCTCCGCGTTGGGAGCTACTCTGTGCTATCTGCTATCACAGCTCGTTGGCCGTCGTCTGGTCAAGCACTACTTTCCGGAAAAGGCTCGTGTCTGGGCCCATCAGGTGGACAAGCACCGTGAAGATCTTTTGAGCTATATGCTGTTTCTACGGATGACTCCGTTCTTACCGAACTGGTTCATCAACCTGGTGGCGCCGGTAATTGGAGTTCCGCTGTATCCGTTCGCGCTCGGGACGTTCCTTGGTGTTGCACCGCCTTCGTTCATCGCCATTCAGGCGGGTAAAACGCTATACAAAATGACTAGTTCCAGTGATGCCTTCAGCTGGGGATCCATTACGATGCTGGCGTTATTTTCGGTCTTTTCGCTTGTTCCGGTCATATTCAAGCGATACTTCAAAGCCAAAATCGACTAA
- the LOC129718231 gene encoding transmembrane protein 41 homolog isoform X1: MDTVETANHFVAFGEASSSGRDMKTPLLGKTTMTSTPSSQPTATSNGQLRYAAAANNNLHQQQKSSTECNGNGSIGSGSANDDECEVDQELSARKSLIILAAIFFTSLFAMIYVYAMFPELEESEKQYIKVPFDIEDAKQLGRVLDRYKDLYYLEVMFGVILVYIFLQTFAIPGSLFLSILSGFLYNFPVALTLVCFCSALGATLCYLLSQLVGRRLVKHYFPEKARVWAHQVDKHREDLLSYMLFLRMTPFLPNWFINLVAPVIGVPLYPFALGTFLGVAPPSFIAIQAGKTLYKMTSSSDAFSWGSITMLALFSVFSLVPVIFKRYFKAKID, encoded by the exons ATGGATACGGTCGAGACGGCGAACCACTTCGTAGCCTTCGGAGAAG CGTCGTCTAGTGGAAGAGATATGAAAACGCCACTCTTGGGCAAAACAACAATGACGTCGACACCGTCGTCGCAGCCAACCGCGACGTCAAATGGACAACTGCGATATGCGGCGGCTGCGAACAATAATCTTCACCAGCAACAAAAGTCGTCAACGGAGTGCAACGGAAATGGTTCCATCGGAAGCGGAAGTGCGAATGATGATGAGTGCGAAGTTGACCAGGAACTATCCGCGCGCAAATCGTTGATTATTCTTGCTGCTATCTTCTTCACCAGTCTGTTTGCGATGATATACGTGTATGCCATGTTCCCGGAGTTGGAAGA ATCCGAGAAGCAGTACATTAAGGTACCATTCGATATTGAGGATGCCAAACAGTTGGGACGAGTGCTGGACCGCTACAAAGATCTGTACTATCTGGAAGTTATGTTTGGGGTCATCTTGGTTTACATATT CCTTCAAACCTTCGCCATTCCCGGATCGCTATTCCTATCGATTCTGAGCGGCTTTCTGTACAATTTCCCCGTAGCACTAACACTGGTATGCTTCTGCTCCGCGTTGGGAGCTACTCTGTGCTATCTGCTATCACAGCTCGTTGGCCGTCGTCTGGTCAAGCACTACTTTCCGGAAAAGGCTCGTGTCTGGGCCCATCAGGTGGACAAGCACCGTGAAGATCTTTTGAGCTATATGCTGTTTCTACGGATGACTCCGTTCTTACCGAACTGGTTCATCAACCTGGTGGCGCCGGTAATTGGAGTTCCGCTGTATCCGTTCGCGCTCGGGACGTTCCTTGGTGTTGCACCGCCTTCGTTCATCGCCATTCAGGCGGGTAAAACGCTATACAAAATGACTAGTTCCAGTGATGCCTTCAGCTGGGGATCCATTACGATGCTGGCGTTATTTTCGGTCTTTTCGCTTGTTCCGGTCATATTCAAGCGATACTTCAAAGCCAAAATCGACTAA